One window of Fusobacterium polymorphum genomic DNA carries:
- a CDS encoding efflux RND transporter periplasmic adaptor subunit, producing the protein MKNIFKGKLKFIILLILIILGLVYYLTHRNKKEKIYTNDYSYMEVKKTDEIGTLNLNGYIKANNPIGIFVDKKLKVKEVFIKNGDFVEKGQVLMTFDDDESNKLNRNIEKERINLQKIQRDLKTTRELYKLGGASKDEVRNLEDNARVSQLNIDEFTEVLNKTATEVRSPVDGVVSNLKAQENYLVDTDSSLLEIIDSNDLRVIVEIPEYNSQSVKLGQSVKVRQDISDDDKVYEGEITKISRLSTTSTLTSENVLEAEVKTKEVIPNLVPGFKIKAVLQLKADEKNIIIPKIALQSEDGKYFVFTIDNKNTIKRKEVTVKNIVGDNIIITSGLNVGEILVVTPDNRLSDGLVLTEGDNPNVSQEAAAVSADEAEVVVN; encoded by the coding sequence GTGAAAAATATATTTAAAGGAAAATTAAAGTTTATAATACTTTTAATATTAATTATTTTAGGTTTAGTTTATTATTTAACTCATAGAAATAAAAAAGAAAAAATTTATACTAATGATTATTCATATATGGAAGTTAAAAAGACTGATGAAATTGGAACTCTTAATCTAAATGGTTATATAAAAGCTAATAATCCAATAGGAATATTTGTTGATAAAAAATTAAAAGTTAAAGAAGTTTTTATAAAAAATGGAGATTTTGTTGAAAAAGGGCAAGTTCTTATGACTTTTGATGATGATGAATCTAATAAATTAAATAGAAATATTGAAAAAGAAAGAATTAATTTACAAAAAATACAAAGAGATCTAAAGACTACTAGAGAATTATATAAGCTTGGTGGAGCAAGTAAGGATGAAGTTAGAAATTTAGAAGATAATGCTAGAGTATCTCAATTAAATATTGATGAGTTTACAGAAGTTTTAAATAAAACAGCAACGGAAGTTAGAAGCCCTGTTGATGGAGTTGTATCAAACTTAAAGGCTCAAGAAAATTATTTGGTTGATACAGATTCTTCACTTTTAGAAATAATAGATTCTAATGATTTAAGAGTTATAGTTGAAATACCTGAATATAATTCACAATCAGTAAAATTAGGACAAAGTGTAAAAGTTAGACAAGATATTTCTGATGATGATAAAGTATATGAAGGAGAAATTACTAAAATTTCAAGACTTTCTACAACTTCAACTTTAACATCAGAAAATGTTTTAGAAGCTGAAGTAAAAACTAAAGAAGTTATTCCAAATTTAGTTCCAGGATTTAAGATAAAAGCAGTTTTACAATTAAAAGCTGATGAAAAAAACATTATAATACCTAAGATAGCTCTTCAAAGTGAAGATGGAAAATATTTTGTTTTCACTATTGATAATAAAAATACAATTAAAAGAAAAGAAGTTACAGTAAAAAATATTGTTGGAGATAATATTATAATTACTTCTGGTTTAAATGTTGGAGAAATATTAGTTGTAACACCAGATAATAGATTAAGTGATGGCTTAGTACTTACAGAGGGAGATAATCCTAATGTAAGTCAAGAAGCTGCTGCTGTCTCTGCTGATGAAGCAGAAGTAGTTGTAAATTAG
- a CDS encoding dihydrolipoyl dehydrogenase family protein: MEKKYDLLVIGWGKAGKTLSAKLGAKGKKVAIIEENPKMYGGTCINVGCLPTKSLVHSAKILAEVKKYGIDGDYSFKNNFFKEAMKKKEEMTTKLRNKNFGLLDTNENVDIYNGRASFVSNNEVKVISSDNREIILKANKIVINTGSVSRTLNIDGIDNKNIMVSEGILELKELPKKLLIIGAGYIGLEFASYFSNFGSEVSVFQFDDTFLVREDEDEAKIVKEILENKGVKFFFNTSVKRFEDLGDSVKAICVKDGQEFIEEFDKVLVAVGRKPNTDNLGLENTSIQLGKFGEILVDDYLKTNAPNVWAVGDVKGGPQFTYVSLDDFRIVFPQILGENNGRKLSDRVLIPTSTFIDPPYSRVGINEKEAQRLGINYTKKFALTSTIPKAHVINEIEGFTKILINENDEIIGASICHYESHEMINLLSLAINQKIKSKVLKDFIYTHPIFTESLNDILG; encoded by the coding sequence ATGGAAAAAAAATATGATTTATTAGTAATTGGTTGGGGAAAGGCAGGAAAAACTTTATCTGCTAAACTTGGAGCAAAAGGTAAAAAGGTAGCTATAATAGAAGAAAATCCTAAAATGTATGGAGGAACTTGTATAAATGTTGGATGTCTACCAACAAAATCTCTTGTACATAGTGCTAAAATATTAGCAGAAGTAAAAAAATATGGTATAGATGGAGATTATTCTTTTAAAAATAATTTCTTTAAAGAAGCAATGAAGAAAAAAGAAGAAATGACAACAAAATTAAGAAATAAAAATTTTGGACTATTAGATACAAATGAAAATGTTGATATTTATAATGGAAGGGCAAGTTTTGTTTCAAATAATGAAGTAAAAGTTATTTCTAGTGATAATAGAGAAATTATTTTAAAAGCTAATAAAATTGTTATAAATACTGGTTCTGTTTCAAGAACATTGAATATAGATGGTATTGATAATAAAAATATAATGGTAAGTGAAGGAATTTTAGAATTAAAAGAATTACCTAAAAAACTTTTAATAATCGGTGCTGGATATATTGGGCTTGAATTTGCTTCATATTTCTCAAATTTTGGAAGTGAAGTTTCTGTTTTTCAATTTGATGATACTTTCTTAGTGAGAGAAGATGAAGATGAAGCAAAAATAGTAAAAGAAATTTTAGAAAATAAAGGTGTAAAATTTTTCTTCAATACATCAGTTAAAAGATTTGAAGATTTAGGAGATTCTGTAAAAGCAATCTGTGTAAAAGATGGACAAGAATTTATTGAAGAATTTGATAAAGTTTTAGTTGCAGTTGGAAGAAAACCTAACACTGATAATCTAGGACTTGAAAATACTTCAATTCAATTAGGAAAATTTGGAGAAATATTAGTTGATGATTATTTGAAAACAAATGCTCCTAATGTATGGGCAGTTGGAGATGTTAAAGGTGGTCCACAATTCACTTATGTATCATTAGATGATTTTCGTATTGTATTCCCACAAATTTTAGGAGAAAATAATGGAAGAAAATTATCTGATAGAGTTTTAATTCCAACTTCAACATTTATAGATCCACCATATTCAAGAGTTGGAATAAATGAAAAGGAAGCACAAAGATTAGGAATAAATTATACTAAAAAATTTGCTTTAACAAGTACTATTCCTAAGGCTCATGTTATAAATGAGATAGAAGGATTTACTAAAATTTTAATAAATGAAAATGATGAAATTATTGGAGCAAGTATTTGTCATTATGAATCACATGAAATGATAAATTTATTATCTCTTGCTATAAATCAAAAAATAAAATCAAAAGTTTTAAAAGATTTTATCTATACTCACCCTATTTTTACAGAAAGCTTAAATGATATTTTAGGATAA
- a CDS encoding WYL domain-containing protein produces MSKKIKVTLPQNIYEIIKNDIDDFNMTSNYFMNYIFLNLNEKYKNFKGNPSIAGQSKEKASIQFNLNKESNLIYYDVLRENNAQNESEFMRSLLIRYATNPKNKRELFIFKESVERLNLAIKDKKSVYITFNDNRKVKVSPYHIGSSDLEIANYIFCYDYSEEKYKNYKLNYLKQVYTTSEIGKWEDEDYINDVIKNFDPFLSKGQIIKVRLSENGKKLLQTIKINRPKLIDSKEDIFEFEASEEQIKRYFTYFLDDATVIEPLELKEWFIEKYENALKNLKNN; encoded by the coding sequence TTGAGTAAAAAAATAAAGGTTACTTTACCCCAAAATATATATGAAATAATAAAGAATGACATAGATGATTTTAATATGACAAGTAACTATTTTATGAACTATATTTTTCTAAATCTAAATGAAAAATATAAAAATTTTAAAGGAAATCCTAGTATAGCTGGACAAAGTAAGGAAAAAGCTAGCATACAATTTAACTTAAATAAGGAAAGTAATCTTATTTATTATGATGTTTTAAGAGAAAATAATGCACAGAATGAATCTGAATTTATGAGAAGTTTACTTATCAGATATGCTACTAATCCTAAAAATAAAAGAGAACTTTTTATTTTTAAAGAATCTGTTGAAAGATTAAATTTAGCTATAAAAGATAAAAAAAGTGTATATATTACTTTCAATGATAATAGAAAAGTTAAGGTAAGTCCTTACCATATAGGAAGTTCTGATTTAGAAATTGCAAACTATATCTTTTGTTATGACTATTCAGAAGAAAAATATAAAAATTATAAGTTGAACTATTTAAAACAAGTATATACGACTTCTGAAATTGGAAAATGGGAAGATGAAGACTATATAAATGATGTTATTAAAAATTTTGATCCATTTTTATCAAAAGGACAAATTATAAAAGTAAGACTTAGTGAAAATGGAAAAAAACTTTTACAAACAATAAAAATAAATAGGCCTAAACTTATAGATTCAAAAGAAGATATATTTGAATTTGAGGCTTCAGAAGAACAAATTAAAAGATATTTTACTTATTTTTTAGATGATGCAACTGTTATAGAGCCTCTTGAATTAAAAGAGTGGTTTATAGAAAAATATGAAAATGCTTTAAAAAATTTAAAAAATAATTAA
- a CDS encoding tetratricopeptide repeat protein, with amino-acid sequence MKKILFIIFIIAIFVTGGILGYKKIVADEREKKIIQMFNKDILDNFVENKKSVIERLKISTPEEANEIYNDYLKISQLIIENINTEHLDFLNNIYNKDSEYYFTEKDWETANKFLNNYDLEIFDLAETEVRIMEVPNYYYNIFKDYVTDDYREYLEITYKENEEPYFTDGSILVPYDKIADRLLTWENFLKKYPNSDLAEIANEKCNTYRRIYILGSDNAPTREGGWENNELFYIPENNLKEFNRFIEKYPDSPTVELIKFYLENYKNIDVDTMLNEKIDKEFYLGGIENREKGNLLSKESNNLLEEFKKNREEVINKLKTSSKEEANEIYEEYSKNNNILLEKINEIDGEMLSSAFYKDGNLEKDKLDRQNKFLDSYGLEVIQIEDGFMLIEKNKFYYNLFKNFVTDDYKEFLKLRSEDIDYLESSNSFDKYFEIIGDKIVAWEKFLEKYPDSKLKRKAQNMSYTYRAGYIFRLTSSETRESLMNGKANDAVKEFNRFIKKYPNSPTSDIIKYYLENYKEEDIDTLISKKLNKNYEGE; translated from the coding sequence ATGAAAAAAATTTTATTTATTATATTTATAATAGCAATTTTTGTTACAGGTGGCATACTTGGTTATAAAAAAATTGTTGCTGATGAAAGAGAAAAGAAAATTATTCAAATGTTTAATAAAGATATTTTAGATAATTTTGTTGAAAATAAAAAATCTGTTATAGAAAGATTAAAAATTTCTACCCCAGAAGAAGCCAATGAAATCTATAATGATTATTTAAAAATTAGCCAACTTATAATAGAAAATATAAATACAGAGCATTTAGATTTTTTAAATAATATCTATAATAAAGATTCAGAATATTACTTTACAGAAAAAGATTGGGAAACTGCCAATAAATTTTTAAATAATTATGATTTAGAGATTTTTGATTTAGCTGAAACAGAGGTTAGAATAATGGAAGTCCCTAATTATTATTATAATATTTTCAAAGATTATGTAACTGATGATTATAGAGAATATTTAGAAATTACTTATAAGGAAAATGAAGAGCCTTATTTCACAGATGGAAGTATATTAGTTCCTTATGACAAAATAGCAGATAGACTACTAACTTGGGAAAATTTCTTAAAAAAATATCCTAATAGTGATTTAGCTGAGATAGCAAATGAAAAGTGTAATACTTATAGAAGAATATATATTTTAGGTTCAGATAATGCACCAACAAGAGAAGGTGGCTGGGAAAATAATGAGCTTTTCTATATACCAGAAAATAATTTAAAAGAATTTAATAGATTTATAGAAAAATATCCAGATAGCCCAACTGTTGAGCTAATAAAATTTTATTTAGAAAACTATAAAAATATAGATGTTGATACAATGTTAAATGAAAAAATTGATAAAGAATTCTATTTAGGTGGTATAGAAAATAGAGAAAAAGGAAATTTACTTTCAAAAGAAAGTAATAATTTATTAGAAGAATTTAAAAAAAATAGGGAAGAGGTTATTAATAAACTAAAAACATCAAGTAAAGAAGAAGCAAATGAAATCTATGAAGAATATTCAAAAAATAATAATATTCTTTTAGAAAAGATAAATGAAATTGATGGTGAAATGTTAAGTAGTGCATTTTATAAAGATGGTAATTTAGAAAAAGACAAATTAGATAGACAAAATAAGTTTTTAGATAGTTATGGATTAGAAGTTATTCAAATTGAAGATGGTTTTATGTTAATTGAGAAAAATAAATTTTATTATAATCTTTTTAAAAACTTTGTTACTGATGATTATAAAGAATTTTTAAAACTTCGTAGTGAAGACATAGATTATCTTGAATCTTCTAACTCTTTTGATAAATATTTTGAAATAATAGGAGATAAAATCGTTGCTTGGGAAAAATTTTTAGAAAAATATCCAGATAGTAAATTAAAAAGAAAAGCACAAAATATGAGTTATACATATAGAGCAGGCTATATTTTTAGGTTGACTTCTTCTGAAACAAGGGAAAGTTTAATGAATGGAAAAGCTAATGATGCAGTAAAAGAATTTAATAGATTTATAAAAAAATATCCTAATAGTCCAACAAGTGACATTATAAAGTATTATTTAGAAAATTATAAAGAAGAAGATATTGATACATTAATTTCAAAAAAACTTAATAAAAATTATGAGGGAGAATAG
- a CDS encoding shikimate kinase, with protein MKDNIALIGFMGSGKTTVGKLLAKTMEMKFVDIDKVIEAHEKKSINDIFHEKGQIYFRDLEREVISQESLKNDCVIATGGGSILDNENIKRLKETSFIVFLNATIECLYLRLKDNTTRPILNDAEDKRKIIEELLEKRKFLYQISADYIIDINEYTNIYETVDKIKEAYIIS; from the coding sequence ATGAAAGATAATATTGCATTAATTGGTTTTATGGGAAGTGGAAAAACAACTGTTGGAAAACTTCTTGCTAAAACTATGGAAATGAAATTTGTTGATATAGATAAAGTAATAGAAGCTCATGAAAAAAAATCAATTAATGATATTTTTCATGAAAAGGGGCAAATCTATTTTAGAGATTTAGAAAGAGAAGTTATCTCACAAGAATCTTTAAAAAATGATTGTGTTATTGCCACTGGTGGAGGTTCTATTTTAGATAATGAAAATATTAAAAGGTTAAAAGAAACATCTTTTATTGTTTTTCTTAATGCAACTATTGAATGTTTATATCTAAGACTTAAAGATAATACTACTCGTCCTATTTTAAATGATGCTGAAGATAAAAGAAAAATTATAGAAGAATTATTAGAAAAAAGAAAATTCTTATATCAAATATCAGCTGATTATATTATTGATATAAATGAATATACAAATATTTATGAAACAGTTGATAAGATTAAAGAAGCATATATAATATCTTAA
- the hflX gene encoding GTPase HflX yields the protein MINGNISGLKEYILENLDKLYSTKIEKGKIINQEIVEYISEISNKINREINIAIDRSGNIIDISIGDSSTVNLPVVPVYDKKLSGVRIIHTHPGGNPHLSSVDISALIKLKLDCIVSIGVSEEGITGYEVAICSIVNDELTYDRTLLKKLDDFDYLEEIKEVEENLRKRNVTEDDKEYALLIGIDEEEYLDELQELASACDVKVVGRFFQKRSKPDPVFLIGSGKIQELALTRQVRKANLLIFDEELSGLQLKMIEEVTGCKVIDRTTLILEIFARRARTREAKLQVELAQLKYRSNRLIGFGVTMSRLGGGVGTKGPGEKKLEIDRRVIKKTIAYLNNELENIKKVRNTQRSKREDSGMPRVSLVGYTNVGKSTLRNVLVDMYQNDKTLKKEEVLSQDMLFATLDTTTRTIELKDKRIVSLTDTVGFIQKLPHDLVESFKSTLEEVIFSDLIIHVADISSKNVIEQINAVENVLKELNCLDKTKILLLNKIDNATKNNSYMLIEQKIDEIKEKYSNYQTLIVSAKNRFNIDELMELIKKNLIVRTYNCKLLIPYTNTEVAARIHRNTIVKSESFVDEGIVLEVVMNEKEYNKFKNFILN from the coding sequence ATGATAAATGGAAATATTTCTGGATTAAAAGAATATATTTTAGAGAATTTAGATAAATTATATAGTACAAAAATTGAGAAAGGAAAAATAATAAATCAAGAAATAGTAGAATATATTTCTGAAATTAGTAATAAAATAAATAGAGAAATTAATATTGCCATAGATAGAAGTGGTAACATTATAGATATTTCAATAGGAGATAGTAGTACAGTAAATCTTCCTGTTGTTCCAGTTTATGATAAAAAACTATCTGGAGTGAGAATAATACATACTCATCCTGGAGGAAATCCTCATCTTTCTTCTGTGGATATTTCAGCACTTATAAAGCTGAAATTAGATTGTATAGTTTCTATTGGAGTTAGTGAAGAAGGGATAACAGGTTATGAAGTAGCTATTTGTAGTATAGTAAATGATGAATTAACTTATGATAGAACTTTACTTAAAAAATTAGATGATTTTGATTATCTTGAAGAAATCAAAGAAGTTGAAGAAAATCTTAGAAAAAGAAATGTAACTGAGGATGATAAAGAATATGCACTTTTGATTGGTATTGATGAAGAAGAATATTTAGATGAATTGCAGGAATTAGCTTCTGCTTGTGATGTAAAAGTTGTAGGAAGATTTTTTCAAAAAAGAAGTAAACCTGATCCTGTATTTTTAATTGGTTCAGGAAAAATACAAGAATTAGCATTAACTAGGCAAGTAAGAAAAGCAAATCTTTTAATTTTTGATGAAGAACTAAGTGGTTTGCAATTAAAAATGATAGAAGAAGTTACAGGTTGTAAAGTTATAGATAGAACAACTTTAATTTTAGAAATTTTTGCAAGAAGAGCAAGAACAAGAGAAGCTAAATTACAAGTTGAATTAGCTCAATTAAAATATAGAAGTAATAGACTTATTGGTTTTGGGGTAACTATGTCAAGATTAGGTGGAGGAGTTGGAACAAAAGGACCAGGTGAAAAGAAACTTGAAATTGATAGAAGAGTTATCAAAAAAACTATTGCTTATTTGAATAATGAACTTGAAAATATTAAGAAAGTAAGAAATACTCAAAGAAGTAAAAGAGAAGATTCAGGTATGCCTAGAGTATCACTTGTAGGTTATACAAATGTTGGAAAATCTACTTTAAGAAATGTTTTAGTTGATATGTACCAAAATGATAAAACTCTTAAAAAAGAAGAAGTATTATCACAAGATATGTTATTTGCTACACTTGATACAACTACTAGAACAATAGAATTAAAAGATAAGAGAATTGTATCTCTTACTGATACAGTTGGTTTTATACAAAAGCTTCCTCATGATTTAGTAGAATCTTTTAAATCAACACTTGAAGAAGTTATATTTTCTGATTTAATTATTCATGTTGCAGATATTTCATCTAAAAATGTAATAGAGCAAATTAATGCAGTTGAGAATGTTTTAAAGGAATTAAATTGTCTTGATAAAACAAAAATTTTACTTCTAAATAAGATTGATAATGCAACAAAAAATAACTCATATATGTTAATAGAGCAAAAAATTGATGAAATCAAAGAAAAATATTCTAATTATCAAACATTAATTGTAAGTGCTAAAAATAGGTTTAATATTGATGAGCTTATGGAATTAATAAAAAAGAATCTAATAGTTAGAACTTATAATTGTAAACTTTTAATTCCTTATACTAATACAGAAGTAGCAGCAAGAATACATAGAAATACTATTGTAAAATCTGAATCTTTTGTTGATGAAGGAATAGTTTTAGAAGTAGTTATGAATGAAAAAGAATATAATAAGTTCAAGAATTTTATTTTGAATTGA
- a CDS encoding TolC family protein: MKKILLFFLILTSLSYSAQETLSIDEALNRVGNDRGSYEFKKFQNSQEGTNIKIKDNKLGDFNGVTLSSGYNISENNFEDRPRKYDRTFQNKATYGPFFVNYNYVQSERSYVSFGVEKNLKDIFYSKYNSNLKINNLQLEQNKISYDKEIQTKKINLVSLYQDILNTQNELEYKKKAYEHYRVDLEKFRKSYELGASPKINLESAELEAEDSKLQIDILDTKLKSLYDIGKTDYNIDFENYKLLDFVENNENIDSILNTYMKDEVEELRLSLSMAEERKSYSNYDRYMPDLYLGYERVDRSLRGDRYYRDQDLFTIRFSKKLFSTDSEYKLNELEVENLKNDLNEKIRVVNAEKIKLKSEYNELLKLASIGDKKSSIAYKKYQIKEKEYELSKSSYLDVIDEYNKYLSQEIETKKAKNALNAFVYKIKIKR, encoded by the coding sequence ATGAAAAAAATATTATTATTTTTTCTAATTCTGACAAGCCTTAGCTATTCAGCTCAAGAAACATTGTCAATAGATGAGGCCTTGAATAGAGTTGGAAATGACAGAGGAAGTTATGAGTTTAAAAAGTTTCAGAACTCTCAGGAAGGTACAAATATTAAAATTAAAGATAATAAATTAGGAGATTTTAATGGAGTGACTTTATCAAGTGGATATAATATTTCTGAAAATAATTTTGAAGACAGACCTAGAAAGTATGACAGAACATTTCAAAATAAAGCTACTTATGGGCCTTTTTTTGTGAATTATAACTATGTCCAAAGTGAGAGATCTTATGTCAGTTTTGGAGTTGAAAAGAATTTAAAAGATATCTTTTATTCAAAATATAATAGTAATTTGAAAATCAATAATTTACAATTAGAACAAAATAAGATTAGTTATGATAAAGAGATACAAACAAAAAAAATTAATTTAGTAAGTTTGTATCAAGATATATTAAATACACAAAATGAATTAGAATACAAAAAAAAGGCTTATGAACATTATAGAGTTGATTTAGAAAAATTTAGAAAATCTTATGAACTAGGAGCTAGTCCAAAAATAAATTTGGAAAGTGCTGAATTAGAAGCAGAAGATTCTAAATTACAAATTGATATTTTAGATACAAAATTAAAAAGCCTTTATGATATTGGAAAAACTGATTATAATATAGATTTTGAAAACTATAAATTACTTGATTTTGTTGAAAATAATGAAAACATTGATTCTATTTTAAATACTTATATGAAAGATGAAGTTGAAGAACTTAGATTAAGTTTATCGATGGCAGAAGAAAGAAAAAGTTATAGTAACTATGACAGATATATGCCAGATTTATATTTAGGATATGAAAGGGTTGATAGAAGTTTAAGAGGAGATAGATATTATAGAGATCAAGATTTATTTACTATCAGATTTTCAAAGAAATTATTTTCAACAGATTCTGAATATAAACTAAATGAGTTGGAAGTTGAAAATTTAAAAAATGATTTGAATGAAAAAATAAGAGTTGTTAATGCAGAAAAAATTAAATTAAAATCTGAATACAATGAGTTACTAAAATTAGCATCTATTGGAGATAAAAAATCTAGTATTGCCTACAAGAAATATCAAATAAAAGAAAAAGAATATGAACTTAGTAAATCAAGTTATTTAGATGTTATAGATGAATATAATAAATATTTATCTCAGGAAATAGAAACTAAAAAAGCTAAAAACGCTTTAAATGCCTTTGTTTATAAAATAAAAATTAAAAGATAG
- a CDS encoding ABC transporter permease — MSFFDILKGSLATLKTNKLRTLLTMLGIIIGISSVIAMWAIGNGGRDSILGDLKKVGYGKFTVNINYKNENFKYRDYFTLETVNMLKASNKFKAVAASIEDRFQMMKDNKPYFAFGDVSTEDFEKISPVTIMSGRNFLPFEYDTNERVITIDNMSAKKLFGDIKLALGQTVEISRDRKKAGHSYKIIGVFKSPYESFGKLFGDGDNFPVIFRMPYKAYAISFNQDPDVFDSLIIEAKNGNEISKAMLEAKEILEFNKNAKNLYVTNAVSNDIESFDKILSTLSLFVTLAASISLLVGGIGVMNIMLVTVVERTKEIGIRKALGAKNRDILKQFLFESIILTVFGGLVGIFIGILFGLLTGAVVGIKPIFSMASIIASLSISVIVGIIFGVSPARRAAKLNPIDALRTE; from the coding sequence ATGAGTTTTTTTGATATATTAAAAGGAAGCTTAGCTACTTTAAAAACTAATAAATTAAGAACTCTACTCACTATGCTTGGAATAATAATAGGGATATCTTCTGTTATTGCTATGTGGGCAATAGGTAATGGTGGTAGAGATAGTATTTTAGGTGATTTAAAAAAGGTTGGTTATGGTAAATTTACTGTAAATATTAACTATAAAAATGAAAATTTTAAGTATAGAGATTATTTCACTTTAGAAACTGTAAATATGTTAAAGGCTTCAAATAAATTTAAAGCTGTTGCTGCAAGTATAGAAGATAGATTTCAAATGATGAAGGATAACAAACCATACTTTGCTTTTGGGGATGTAAGTACAGAAGATTTTGAAAAAATATCACCAGTTACTATAATGAGTGGAAGAAATTTTTTACCTTTTGAATATGATACAAATGAAAGAGTTATAACTATTGATAATATGTCTGCCAAAAAATTATTTGGTGATATAAAATTAGCCTTAGGGCAAACTGTTGAAATAAGTAGAGATAGAAAAAAAGCAGGACATTCATATAAAATAATAGGAGTATTTAAAAGTCCTTATGAATCTTTTGGAAAATTGTTTGGTGATGGAGATAATTTCCCTGTAATATTTAGAATGCCATACAAAGCTTATGCAATTTCATTTAACCAAGATCCTGATGTTTTTGATAGTTTAATTATTGAAGCAAAAAATGGGAATGAGATAAGTAAAGCTATGTTAGAAGCAAAAGAGATATTAGAATTTAATAAAAATGCTAAAAACCTTTATGTTACAAATGCAGTTTCAAATGATATAGAATCTTTTGATAAAATTTTATCAACTCTTAGTCTTTTTGTGACTTTAGCAGCAAGTATTTCATTACTTGTTGGAGGTATTGGAGTTATGAATATAATGCTTGTTACTGTTGTAGAAAGAACAAAAGAGATAGGGATTAGAAAAGCATTAGGAGCTAAAAATAGAGATATTTTAAAGCAATTTCTATTTGAATCTATAATCTTAACTGTTTTTGGTGGACTTGTTGGTATTTTTATAGGAATTCTTTTTGGCTTACTTACTGGTGCAGTTGTTGGAATAAAACCAATATTCTCAATGGCTTCTATAATAGCTTCTTTAAGTATTTCAGTAATAGTTGGAATTATTTTTGGAGTGAGTCCTGCAAGAAGAGCTGCTAAACTAAATCCTATTGATGCATTAAGAACTGAATAA
- a CDS encoding ABC transporter ATP-binding protein: MIITVDNVNKTYKNGSLELQVLKNISFKVDKGEFLAIMGSSGSGKSTMMNILGCLDNQYEGKYILDGIDISKSTENELSEIRNKKIGFIFQSFNLLPRLTALENVELPLIYSSVPKEERHKRANELLEMVGLKERTHHRPNELSGGQRQRVAIARALVNNPSIILADEPTGNLDSKSEAEIIEILQKLNKMGKTIVIVTHEPNIGEIAQRKIVFKDGEII; this comes from the coding sequence ATGATAATAACAGTAGACAATGTAAATAAAACTTATAAAAATGGTTCACTAGAATTACAAGTATTAAAAAATATTTCTTTTAAAGTAGATAAAGGAGAATTCTTGGCTATAATGGGGAGTAGTGGTAGTGGAAAATCAACAATGATGAACATTCTAGGATGTCTTGATAATCAATATGAAGGAAAATATATTCTTGATGGAATAGATATATCAAAATCTACTGAAAATGAATTAAGTGAAATTAGAAATAAAAAAATTGGTTTTATATTTCAATCATTTAATCTTTTGCCAAGGTTAACTGCACTTGAAAATGTTGAATTACCTTTGATATATTCTTCAGTTCCTAAGGAAGAAAGACATAAAAGAGCTAATGAACTTTTAGAAATGGTTGGTTTAAAAGAGAGAACTCATCATAGACCTAATGAACTTTCAGGAGGGCAAAGACAAAGAGTTGCTATTGCAAGGGCCTTAGTAAATAATCCTAGTATTATTCTTGCTGATGAACCTACTGGGAACTTAGATAGTAAATCTGAAGCAGAAATAATTGAGATTTTACAAAAATTAAATAAAATGGGAAAGACAATAGTAATTGTTACCCATGAGCCAAATATTGGAGAGATAGCACAAAGAAAAATTGTATTTAAAGATGGAGAAATAATATGA